The Clavelina lepadiformis chromosome 3, kaClaLepa1.1, whole genome shotgun sequence region AAACTTCCACTGAATGCTGCTGCAACAGAGCGTAACTTTATATTCTCTCTTTGCTCCTGTTTCGCTGCATAAACAAGTGCACAAGTATTAACTGAATGAACCAACCTACCAAGTTGGAAAATATTGTCAGTGATTAAGTAACAATCACCGACAACACCTCGCTAATTTGACGTTTTGTATGACACGTACGGCGTCGATTGTGAGGTCATACAAATCAACTTGTACTTGACAATAAAAGAAGACTCTTGATGGCGGCGAGAGAATGGATGAACAGGAATTTTCAAGGACTGAGTTGAATCAACAAACCTACGACCACTTCAACATGGTGCGGCGACGTAGTGTACACAAGCCAGTGTTCGAGAAACTTGAAGAGCTTTATTGTATATTTCTGGGAATCTTTTCGATTCCGATAATTCTCAATAAAATTGTATAGCTCGCTACTGCAAGTTGGTTGGGTTGTTCAACTGCAAGCTGCAACAGCAATCAGGACCAGTTTTTGACCACAACCCAACGTAAGATAACGATACAAGACAAAGCTTAtagccttgtgaagtatagaGGTACGAAGAATTGCAAACCAACAGTGAAACGAATATCAAGTAAAATTATGTGACTTTAGTAATTACTCGCAAAATACAATTTCTCCAGAACGCAAGTCGTAATCCTTCAGCGACCTGCAAACAATTTCCTGTTAAACGTTTTCAGCAGCTGCAGCTCTGCTCGCTTGTATGTGTTTTTCGTTGTGACGTGTTTTCCTGCTAACCAAGAAAAAAGCTGCTGTAGGCTGCACCGCTATTTATAGTTGCATCCAGAATTATTCATTATTGTTCTGAAATGACCCAGTCGAGAGGACGTTAATATTTTGGTTGCCTCTATACTCAAAGTTATGTTTTACGGTGTTTAACCAATGAAGAAACAACTTAATCAATGTATCCTTTTATTTGTAGTCGAATCGAAAAGAATTTAAACAGAAGTGTTTGCGAAGAAAATGTCTGCAATCAGACAAGAATAAATCAGCACAAACAATCAAACTTTctaattgtaaaaaatgtacACGACCTTGGAGACTCATAATTTTCGTTAGACCACAATCAGCTAGATGCTGCAACTTTACGACTTGGCAGTGTGTTCAACTTGTTCAACTACAAGTTATAACTACAACAACTTGAAGCGTCATAACCTGATTTGGAATtataatttcttaaaatgGATTTCAATTTTAACTGACACACAGAGGTATAGCACCAGTTGCTTTAAAAGAGCCAAAAATGGTTTTCAGAAGCCCTTGATGACGCATATAAGCCAATAACCATTTTCTGTTTAGTATAGGCTCAACTTTCTCCCACTTTCCTGGTTGTCAGATTGCAAAGGTCTCCTTTAgtgtttgaaaaagaaaaatcaacaATCCGCTATGTAGCGCTGCGTAGACGTTTGTCATGAATCTTATACTAAGTTGGCCCCGAAGACAAAATCCGACCGCATTCCAGTTCAAGCAGAGCATGAATTGATAAAAACCGAATGTTTGTCAGGTTTATTGTTCGAGACATACCTTCGTACAGGACATTATTATTTGTGGAAAATtgtataaacaaacaaatgttatAAATCCATTCAGCGCACGAAAGAAATTTCCtcacaaaatgtttgcaaagatGTTAAATTCATCTACATAGCAATGATGGTTCAATAAAGTGAAGCTTGTGGAGGCTGAAGCTCATTTCTGTGGTTGGAAGTAACCAGGGTTGTATAGACGAGAACAGGACCAGCACTCTATGATCGGTAGAATGAGATCTTATTCACTGACACATCACCCAGTGTACACTGACCAGCAATCACTTTACGCCGAATAACCGAGgttgattacgtcataattataaGGAGTGCTCTGACCtgtgtgttttattttaaaagcgattggCCACCTGACAACCTGCACAAATACGGCTTTCAATGTATGACGTCGATTATTAAGGCTTAAGTAATTGAAAAACAGCGCGCATGATATAAGCACTGACGAAAcggtaaacaaaaaaatatcaaaaacgagaaatttaaattttcggCTTAAATTCGACGGAAGTACTAAGTTTTTTACGATTTAATGTCACCAGGCTACTGTACATTTTTATCCCTGGTCTGTTGTGTAAGTTGGTGAAATTGCTGCGAGCCTCAGTTTTAATTATGACGGGTTGATTACCAACGTTTTCCTCTGCTTCTGTGAGCAGCAACAAGTACATTCCAGGTTTGGGCGTTCTGCTGCATAGACGCTGCGAAGACGTATTTCCCATCCTGGGCAGTTTGTTGCGTTTTACAACGGTTTTAAAAATCTGTCGTTTTCAGCCCAAAAAGCTCCCAAAGTCGGTTTGTTAGCGCGACTGATTATTCAGGAGAAAGCCATAATTATTCATAACTGGATACAGTAAAGTTTTTTCTCGTCTGAACGCGAGTGAGTTGATTTAAAAACAcgaattgaaaaaatttccataaaactgataaaatccgatttttgttttgaatttcattttcatatcATTTCGATGTTTCATCTAATTGACAAGCGACAGGCAAAATGTGTAGCACATGCACAGAATCTTCCATCATGCCTGATCTAAGCAACAAAGTTTGTCTTGTCACTGGCGCTTCGAGGGGCGTTGGCCGAGGCACAGCGCTTCAACTCGCTTGTTATGGAGCGACGTGTTATATTACTGGGAGGGAGTTGGCAACATTGGAAGATGTCCAAGCAGAGGTGAAAGCTAAAGTAATGGAGGCGACAATGCGGCTTGCGAGACCATTGTAttcataattttgttaaaacatgACCAATCAGAGAATTatgtttcaaaacattttcggtgatctttattaaaacataGACACAGTATAAACAAGGACACACTTACGGCCCAGGGTTGCCTAAAACTTTTGTAGAATGAGTGcgaacaaaaattaacaagtTAAGACGAAATTTATGGGAACATCGAAGCCACAAACAGTGAAATGAAACCTTTGATATTTAACAAAAGGCAGAAACAAGATCTGATAAAACTCTGTTGTTTGCTGCGCAGGCACCCCGGCTAAATAGCGGCAGGATCTTCCCTGTGGAATGTGATCAcagaaatgatgaaaacaCGAGGAGAGTTTTTGAGACAATTTCTGCCGAACAAAACGGACAACTCGACTTGCTGGTCAACAGTGTTTATGCTGCTGTGGAGGCGAGCTGGTCTTATCATTAAAGGCTGATTTAACATTATGCTTTGGTCCTCCAAGATtgtgaaaaaaaattcttaaaaattAGCCGTTTGAAACTTAAATAAGATACAACTTTATAGCTCGTCTTTGCGAATTGTGAAGTCAGCTTTTGGGACGAGGACTTAGGTACTTGGGACCTTGTGAACAACGTCGGTTTAAGGTAAAccacaaagaaacatttaaagaTCAAACCATTCAATCGCAAATTTCAAAGTATAAACCATACAAGGTCCATTAAGAGCAGCATTTAATTGTGGTAAAACTTAAGGTAAAGTTGTTCTTGTAACATTAACTTCTAAAGCCTAGTTGTGGCGAAGTGAGGTCACACCAATAGAAATTATGACTTGATATGTGGAATAATCAGTTTGATTACAGCATAATAGAAccttaaataataacaaatcaTATACATCAGTAGCTATAGTGACCGTATGTAGCCCTTAACAGCATATGTGCAATATTTCAGATAAACGTCATGAAGAAGACCGGACAGACTCTTCTAACAACGAGCTTGGCAATGAATGCAATTTTAAAGATGTTGACGGTAACTTTGTAACTttcataaaattaactttttaatttcGACCCATTTTCACCACTTTTCTGTTCAGGGAAATCTCCTTTGAGTGAAcgaagtttaaaaatgtttactgAGAGTTACGGTTGGAATAAATTGGCAAGTTTCGTTCCATCCCGGCTCAAGCTTCCGAAATGCCTCATTAGAATGGCGCTCTCAATCACCGGCCTTAAACCAGTGTTGACATCAAAGCGTGGACCCGATCAAGGAGTCGGTCAAGCTGCGGACCAAGCGGTTGACGTACAGAGAAGAAGGCAATATTACCGCCTAACGTTAACCTAATGTGAACGTTATAATACaaaaacctaaatctaccttgtAATCTAAAACTCAGTTTAAACCCTAAATGACTAAAATCAGCTTCTAGCATGTCCACTTCCCTCACCTACTGACCTAAcctagggttaccatattttcgtggcctaaaatccggacactctttagtgcccactagcggtttttaaaaatgaggtatgaacacattgtctgtcaatatgacgtcacactagcaatgctttgcctatccattgtataccggagtgaatttttgaacatagtgtcgtgaattcactaggGCGACTAGGCTATTTCTGATTTGACCTCtggtgatctctaggctagggtCTAGGTCAGACACGTCGCGTGCCAcgtgttggacacccctgatttacaggattattcctgcaattctaattcccccaaaacgcccatcataaaattccggacatttgagcatttttttaaattcctcccggacgcaaaatttaaccctgcATTCcagacatgtccggaattttccggacggtatggcaaccctaaacTCCTAACCCCCTTATgtatgaatgaatgaatgaaagcATATCGAACGCGTCATAGACTACCCACACCGTACTACTGATAAAATGACTGCAACATTGCTTCCCATATTATACAAGCTCCAGCATTGCACTACACACGGATGTAGGATGTGCGTCATAACAGTGCATTGTTTGATCGTCAAAAATAGAACACAAACAACTAAACACCCTTGGTGAGGTGGCATCAAAGTATCGGTGACTATACGTTTAACTGATCGTTTGCAAAGAAATCAAATATCTGTAATTCAGttggtcaataaattaacaactaagATTTAATTACTTGCGTCAAGTTACTTTCccgagactcgagtcaagtcatttaaaaACGTGACTTGAGTCATTACAGCGCTGCTTTTCACGAACTCTGTTGTATTCGTTCAACGTAAAGTTTATCTGAAATAAGACACTTAACTGGTCGAAGAAATTGGAGCGTCCATAGACATTCGCGGCTGCTTCAACGAAAGAAGCGAAGAGCAAAATCGTTTCATCGACACAACATTACTAAAGCTCGCCTCAACTTGACCTGGCCTATTGAGCAAACCTTAAGCGTCATCGTAATTTATTAAAGTTTACAATTtgtcaataaacaacaaatttggagAAAGTTCAATTGCTCGTTTCTCTTCTTTTTGCGGCTTGGCAAGGAAGTGCTTTTCATTACCTAGGCACTGCATAGACAGTGACTTACGCAAAGGTCACAAAATTGGCACCAGAGCCATCCAACAGTATACGCCACACTTTCGAGGAGCCAGTAACGTACAGTGGCGGCGTATTAGTGGCAAAGTTTTACGCAAATTTTCTAGataaaattcatttaaaatatcTGGTCAAGATTTCTTTCCTTGTTGCTTCATTGCTTTCTTCGCTTTGACCATCTCGACCAATTCCTGCAAAAATAAGATCATTTAAGCTCCTGCGCTCATAGCCGGTACGACGATAACCATGAGGCTATGTAGTGGGATAGACATCACATAATAGATGACCTTATATCGCAGCATGCATTCCTTCTTGCTTCTCCCGGTCACGGCTTCAGCGATTTTCTCCCATCGTTGTTCGGTCGAAGTCGGATAAGTTTTTAAAGCTTGCTCCAATCTCTTCTGTTCCTCGCTGGTCCAAGTTTTCGATGCATCTAGGAACGCCGAAGCGACTAATTAACCAACTATCCTCTGTAtgaagttaatattttaggttttatGACGTACCAAATctctttgtgatgtcattatcACTCGGTCCCAACGTCTTAACTTCAGCCGAATGTTTCTCTTGATATTTCTCGAAAGCTTTTTGATTGGCCTCAGCTTTAAGGTCGGATTCTTTCAAATTCTTCGCCCGAGCCAGGCACTCCCTGCCGCTTCGACCTTTCAAGCTCGAGTGAGTGTTCAAGTACTTCGCAACAACCTGCCATCTAGTGGTAAAAGTGTACCCGATCAAATATTTACCacttattaattaattactacTTTGTAATTTGCATGGTTCGTAGATGAGAGAGGTGCCAAATGAAAGAAAGATTTCATGGCAAACAACAGGCgctgaaatatttcaaagctTTTCAAGTCACAGAAGCTCCCACCTGTCGGTGGTTCCAGCAGGAAATAAGTTGACGGCTTTAACAAGAAGTTGAAGATCCTCGTAGGACCAATCACAGGTCACCTTGCTTCCGTTTGTTGCACTTTTCGATTTACCAGCCGCTACCTCCAAGTGTTTTCGCTTTTCTTCGTCAATTTTCTTCTTCAGATCGTTGAGCTACaacaataaaatgtaaaattccCCGACGAGCTCGAGCACAGATCCGGACTTCCTACCTCCCCCTCAATGATGCGGCTCGCTTCTTccaatgatgatgatgaaatcTTTTCATTCAGTTGTTGGAGCTGGAGCAGTTCTAGGTCGACACAGAGATGATTCAACTGATGTATCAACTCGAGTCTCTCCGACTCGCTGGAGCGAAAATAGTTCTTCTCCTAAAATAGTTTTATGAAGCAGAGAAATTTAATCCTGGTAATAGCTTCAGAATTATTTCGGAAGGTTTTTATCAAAATGATCCCACATCACAGAGCAGTGCTTACACTATCGTGGCCAAATAAGTGTGCAAATGCCACAACTATGCATTAAACCGAaaatactttgcaaaaagtctTTAATTTTTGTCGCTCTTTTTTCAGAAGTTTTTTCTCTTTCTCCTTCTCTTTTTTCGCCTCCgcttgtttcttttttatttcttcctCTGCTCTTcgctcctcttcttcttttctttttttcacttttctcTCCTCCTCCTTTCTCTCTTCATTTGCTCTCCTCAGAGCCTCCACTTTCGCTGCTTTCTCATCTTCCCTGGAGCAAAAATGATCAGGATCAAATGAAAGAAACCCAGTGGGGGTCAAAGTTCATTCCTCTCAATATCTGAGCAATGCACACACCATAAACATATCACACATGACAAGGTGAGGTAGCtaacaaactttttacttttttttcttctccGCATCTTTAAATCGCTTTACTCTTGGATCACAGGCATATGCGTTGTCCACTAGTTGGCGCATTCTTtgattttcttcttt contains the following coding sequences:
- the LOC143450210 gene encoding dnaJ homolog subfamily C member 2-like — protein: MSRFKSKGWIVAISHAHQGPVGNFIQDFQERIRKRIINQIERTRQLGGIRDEDLVLVEYAELKDLDPKHWKDQDHYAVLGLPKLRHRATQDQIKFAYRKAVLKHHPDKRRRQGEKCANESDDYFTCITRAYEVLGTLESRRSYDSIDPIFDDDIPSVNKNSRENFFPVFTSVFERNSRWSLEANVPLLGDEWSSIEEVDRFYNFWYNFNSWREYSYLDEENKEKAEDAYERRWMEKQNRAARATRKKEENQRMRQLVDNAYACDPRVKRFKDAEKKKKEDEKAAKVEALRRANEERKEEERKVKKRKEEEERRAEEEIKKKQAEAKKEKEKEKKLLKKERQKLKTFCKEKNYFRSSESERLELIHQLNHLCVDLELLQLQQLNEKISSSSLEEASRIIEGELNDLKKKIDEEKRKHLEVAAGKSKSATNGSKVTCDWSYEDLQLLVKAVNLFPAGTTDRWQVVAKYLNTHSSLKGRSGRECLARAKNLKESDLKAEANQKAFEKYQEKHSAEVKTLGPSDNDITKRFDASKTWTSEEQKRLEQALKTYPTSTEQRWEKIAEAVTGRSKKECMLRYKELVEMVKAKKAMKQQGKKS